The following are encoded together in the Mycteria americana isolate JAX WOST 10 ecotype Jacksonville Zoo and Gardens chromosome 2, USCA_MyAme_1.0, whole genome shotgun sequence genome:
- the ICE1 gene encoding little elongation complex subunit 1 isoform X1 — MMPGETPPPPAGTAAAAAACANCGVLQQNINEYVAALIALKQKMIDGDRLLTEYQQKCTELQFAEREISALRCQVEQMLQKILPLEKCQEELGSLKAELEEKKSSLKIYRESQLEYVKIKEEIVNSDAVRKKLETKVKKLEEAATKHTQDFRQLKTEKKRLEKELKKAQGKLDGVLKEKCRKVKHVETQSSSEDLTKDIDKEKIKLLLEELWMCIDSATGKRENQENDPVLASVQDKAWPEKRRLTVTEETVQIHQKIRKCDGKTLPWYSSLESAGKQNSVTAVQLQVSTEPFGGDCVENRTTEECLHSGEDKTVDVVIQTDGAHSSSDFSDQEQKGPGGNVMDILNWARPLPALLSPVQLSPLTTQDILFGEITGSSDEEVDCSASAVEDILQEDQVQPQSCNVFSLSEECNRQSKSCEHGLDAEISRNLSWNEKNVCISPKMSSKEEKDAETKQSEAATLITNMETNKDCLEENSENMETEKRELTEATAHELEAFEEQKGDSEDMHSEEGGSSVDSVLQSFKPQNQMEKCEVEQTEKNVILIRAVDYEGTHEKHGELMKAERDGLSGERETPRAVSVPQNVTHLPPEQCIVLQSEDSEEKSDVLIQNEVVENESKNVIKVTNMASDIGEKVKQVIIGEEVTAAIQMKGLCAEANNERELSENVLSDFSSSKSFCEVECPKDLMIKRDGEGTIMETEADTGAIEISAHSQCSEIKHDSEETLEKQCVQTVKDEADGECEPETVEVSRHYLPVSAIEGIRNSLSLDAVDKNVGMERTTLSAFPNDDEQLKIEDMYITRPKTIELAVKFNRESVLEIAGSSELLHSAENGKLVDIKEGGYLKGKPREEENGSNLSQGKSDLESILALPKTACIIDAESSIAECESSVLDFTEIKGEIKQPENLCSTLEHGLSKTQNFRVFEPQETEFKVNPEDFGEESSELVERVDTIESVLVESNLTSQAQFAKPLNQFLVTENVKCDEIKGKVNKQSKEMVTETCSSSFNWEENVVKKNNISEIICQPTLEMDFNSGLAFSTQGDLEMGCINTEETDSPVQVGVGWESTMPPGLNFSLHKVVSFVETNLTEKAGFSHTWENKGGKNCVTFNCSSESLEEGAEILSAEKDNVCKQLDCPEREYIHKNEVKIPDEKEQPVDKEPQASLKSRILDANSYNKDTFLLQKLDCQESGCSTSMWEVRSDPSGTGSLTAGGESKELNRFEASGKNAIKRSKNDFDMPEQSNESEEKECSVQKVRYVKCSECVPMFRKELRASRRIAVGALETGAIADADYQVCKLHSTMHPGNSLTVSHLKADTMVDMDTHCETNTSPDTASESSSVVGEGYPKDLASWKRECILVTSENTEGANECMVDSNRAGCISDSEEGLLKTGTSKESPVMPNASKNRLPLCQMLTTFSETCRLAVKNSKLNTRMLALGNFLEENDSENLQSNVEQSLLHGVDMGVSVFEEYNHNQTCTACNIGENNTDDTLDGSSRKKVFVKYLPNPVLSDVECNCQTVRQPSEPQKPVFEKLCMLESESCVHVALKKSNKLKCKEQEPSEISSVSTKTAAQVMHAKLSKRLFQGKRKTKTLKVKLTRPVLANADTSMPTKCSSETINKIRQEMGPPLPPLLLPLIATPPKAACTVSPVMSSTGRSSLLSPLDDLISPLRETPVPPLMSPLTDTPTVKSALLFSPPSPSEMAVGRRIHSSPLKFCTSIPKHALPVPGRFPLFAADSAAPSAPQENSVKILDTMYPELSARARTLNILKGNIQLNRCAFSDSQSLPGPVAQIGGFKAIASTSTAFVKTGSNLKLDSSKDQDKDVQNQQLFSSSSNHLEKRTLLPISMPRSAKRLRLDSEPPKLEPNDVAAIGNAKNTISEMQEAFHDKSCEISDSAHSSSLEASLPVKKVIDPHCQKVSLALKKIAESCFDLLPVIKGHVYVGNISKIPIMRDEEKEVVYEFGVKNKVAGLDLLVPHEANIQTPWCLQVPSLNLWPLQHLAPKPLILLPTFSPPSKHPMHLAESLLHAILNKLKAQKNATKYNFNQALCRVYTGVCRQLGDLERARLFCYSLLKEDFPDSEKLILFITNVWSDIFVFQGVINKAMQLVVRQNASNDMLACLSAYLNWEQSSSLDAGVMVSNLLLEMQSCPKVEFKLSEQYGEDLSEDAWQYIFAVDLLCSHLRWDWTHDNVISKVLWPSMDKWVKKRKGHETAQSIPDSVIALTLRLIGRLGQIGLKEGYLAAVKNISAVIGLFVQHAKEEGVPWGVQLAAIYSLCDLGSSNPEGIVEAIHAWRATVLNNIPFAVTSGIAEITSLCKMELN; from the exons ATGATGCCTGGAGAGacaccgccgccgccggccgggaccgcagccgccgccgcggcctgCGCGAACTGCGGTGTTCTCCAGCAG AATATAAATGAATATGTAGCCGCATTAAttgcactgaagcaaaaaatgaTTGATGGAGA tcgTTTGCTGACAGAGTATCAACAGAAATGCACTGA GCTTCAATTTGCTGAACG AGAGATCTCTGCTCTTCGTTGCCAAGTGGAGCAGATGCTACAGAAAATCCTGCCTCTGGAAAAGTGCCAGGAAGAGTTGGGTTCCTTGAAAGCAGAGTTGGAAGAGAAAAAG AGTTCTCTCAAGATTTATCGGGAGAGTCAACTGGAATATgttaaaattaaagaagaaatagtAAACAGTGATGCTGT gagaaagaaactggaaacaaaagTGAAGAAACTTGAAG aggCTGCAACAAAGCATACACAGGACTTCAgacaactgaaaactgaaaagaaaaggctTGAAAAGGAACTAAAGAAGGCACAA GGAAAACTTGATGGTGTACTTAAAGAGAAGTGCAGAAAAG TTAAGCATGTGGAGACCCAGAGTTCAAGTGAAGATCTTACAAAAGATATAGACAAAG aaaaaataaagctcttgTTAGAAGAACTGTGGATGTGCATTGACAGTGcaacaggaaaaagagagaatcAGGAAAATGATCCTGTCTTGG cttctgttcagGATAAGGCATGGCCTGAAAAAAGACGGCTGACTGTTACGGAAG AAACTGTACAGATCCACCAAAAGATCAGGAAGTGTGATGGCAAAACGCTACCTTGGTATTCTTCACTAGAAAGTGCTGGAAAGCAAAATTCTGTAACAGCCGTGCAACTTCAAGTGAGTACTGAGCCTTTTGGAGGTGACTGTGTTGAGAACAGGACTACTGAAGAATGTCTGCACAGTGGTGAGGATAAAACTGTAGATGTGGTAATACAGACAGATGGGGCACACAGCAGTTCAGACTTCTCTGATCAGGAGCAAAAGGGCCCAGGTGGAAATGTGATGGATATATTGAATTGGGCCAGGCCTCTCCCTGCTCTACTTTCTCCAGTACAGCTTTCACCACTAACTACACAG gATATATTGTTTGGAGAAATCACAGGTTCCAGCGACGAAGAAGTTGATTGCAGTGCTTCTGCAGTGGAGGATATTTTACAAGAAGACCAAGTTCAGCCTCAGAGTTGTAATGTATTCAGCCTCAGTGAGGAGTGTAACAGACAGAGCAAATCATGTGAACATGGTCTTGATGCAGAAATTTCACGTAACCTGAGTTGGAATGAAAAGAATGTTTGCATCAGTCCAAAGATGTcaagcaaggaggagaaagatgCTGAAACAAAGCAATCTGAAGCTGCTACTTTAATTACAAACATGGAAACTAACAAAGATTGTTTGGAGGAGAATTCTGAGAATATGGAAACTGAGAAGAGAGAACTAACTGAAGCAACAGCACATGAATTGGAAGCCtttgaagaacagaaaggagaCAGTGAGGACATGCACAGTGAAGAGGGAGGTTCTTCAGTTGATTCTGTGTTACAGAGTTTCAAGCCTCAGAATCAGATGGAAAAATGTGAGGTAGAGCAAACAGAGAAGAATGTAATCTTAATCAGAGCTGTTGATTATGAAGGTACACATGAAAAGCATGGTGAATTAATGAAAGCAGAAAGAGATGGATTatcaggagagagagaaactccCAGGGCAGTATCTGTTCCCCAAAATGTTACTCATTTGCCACCTGAGCAATGCATTGTGCTTCAAAGTGAAGATTCTGAGGAGAAATCTGATGTGTTGATACAGAATGAAGTGGTTGAAAATGAATCAAAAAATGTAATCAAAGTAACTAATATGGCAAGTGATATAGGGGAAAAGGTAAAACAAGTGATAATTGGAGAGGAAGTAACAGCTGCAATACAGATGAAAGGACTCTGTGCAGAGGCAAATAATGAGAGAGagctttctgaaaatgtattgtCTGATTTCAGTAGTTCAAAATCCTTCTGTGAAGTGGAGTGTCCTAAAGACCTAATGATAAAGCGTGACGGGGAGGGAACAATTATGGAGACTGAGGCAGACACTGGAGCTATTGAGATCTCTGCACACTCTCAgtgctctgaaataaaacatgataGTGAAGAGACACTGGAGAAACAATGTGTGCAAACAGTAAAAGATGAAGCAGATGGAGAATGTGAACCAGAGACTGTTGAAGTCTCTAGGCATTACTTACCTGTATCTGCTATTGAAGGAATCAGAAATTCATTGTCTTTGGATGCTGTAGACAAGAATGTAGGTATGGAGAGGACTACTTTGTCAGCCTTTCCAAATGATGACGAACAGCTCAAAATTGAAGACATGTATATAACCAGACCTAAGACTATTGAACTAGCCGTGAAATTTAACAGAGAAAGTGTTCTAGAAATAGCTGGATCGTCAGAGCTACTCCATagtgcagaaaatggaaaattagtgGATATTAAAGAGGGGGGATATTTAAAAGGCAAACCACGCGAGGAAGAAAATGGTAGTAATTTATCGCAAGGGAAGTCAGACTTGGAAAGTATACTTGCACTGCCAAAGACGGCATGCATTATTGATGCAGAAAGCAGCATAGCTGAGTGTGAATCCTCTGTGTtggattttacagaaataaaaggtgaaataaaacaACCTGAAAACCTGTGTAGTACATTAGAACATGGGTTGTCCAAAACTCAAAACTTTAGAGTGTTTGAACCTCAAGAGACAGAATTCAAAGTTAATCCAGAAGATTTTGGAGAGGAAAGCAGTGAGCTGGTAGAAAGAGTGGATACCATTGAATCTGTCTTGGTAGAAAGTAATCTTACTTCTCAGGCACAGTTTGCAAAACCTCTGAATCAGTTCTTGgtaactgaaaatgttaaatgtgatgaaataaaagggaaagtaaataaacaaagcaaggaaatggTGACTGAGACTTGTTCCAGTTCATTTAACTGGGAAGAGAAtgttgtgaagaaaaataatatttcagagaTCATCTGCCAGCCTACTTTAGAAATGGATTTTAATAGTGGCTTGGCTTTTTCTACTCAAGGGGACTTGGAGATGGgctgtataaatactgaagaaacagaTTCTCCTGTGCAAGTGGGAGTTGGCTGGGAGTCCACAATGCCTCCTGGTCTAAATTTCAGTCTTCACAAAGTTGTCAGTTTTGTTGAAACTAATCTCACAGAAAAGGCTGGTTTTTCCCATACATGGGAAAACAAAGGAGGTAAAAACTGTGTTACATTTAACTGTTCTTCAGAAAGCTTGGAAGAGGGTGCTGAGATCCTGTCTGCTGAAAAAGACAATGTGTGCAAACAGCTGGACTGCCCTGAGAGGGAATACATacacaaaaatgaagttaaaattcCAGATGAGAAGGAACAGCCAGTAGATAAAGAACCTCAGGCATCTCTTAAATCACGGATCCTGGATGCAAACTCTTACAATAAGGAtacttttcttctccaaaagctTGATTGTCAAGAATCAGGATGCAGCACTTCTATGTGGGAGGTTAGATCAGATCCTTCTGGAACTGGTTCACTAACAGCTGGGGGAGAAAGCAAAGAATTGAATCGTTTTGAGGCATCTGGGAAAAATGCCATAAAAAGGTCTAAAAATGACTTTGATATGCCAGAGCAGAGCAATGAATCTGAAGAGAAAGAATGTTCTGTACAAAAAGTTAGATATGTGAAATGTTCTGAATGTGTTCCCATGTTCAGAAAGGAACTGAGAGCTTCCAGGAGAATTGCAGTGGGTGCTCTGGAAACTGGTGCAATTGCTGATGCTGATTACCAAGTATGTAAACTTCATTCAACAATGCACCCAGGAAATAGTTTGACAGTTAGTCATCTAAAAGCAGACACTATGGTGGATATGGATACACACTGTGAAACAAACACCTCTCCAGATACTGCAAGTGAGTCGTCAAGTGTGGTTGGGGAGGGTTATCCTAAAGACTTAGCCTCTTGGAAAAGAGAGTGTATATTAGTAACCTCTGAAAATACTGAGGGTGCTAATGAATGCATGGTAGATTCTAACAGAGCTGGATGCATCAGTGACAGTGAGGAAGGTCTGTTAAAAACTGGGACATCAAAAGAAAGCCCTGTGATGCCAAATGCTTCAAAAAATAGATTACCACTATGCCAGATGTTAACCACATTCTCAGAAACTTGCAGATTGGCTGTAaaaaacagtaaattaaatacaAGAATGTTAGCACTTGGCAATTTCTTAGAAGAAAATGATTCTGAAAATCTTCAGTCAAATGTGGAGCAAAGTCTACTACATGGTGTTGATATGGGGGTCTCAGTGTTTGAAGAATATAATCATAATCAGACTTGCACTGCTTGCAACATAGGAGAAAACAACACTGATGATACCCTAGATGGTAGCAgtagaaaaaaagtttttgtcaAGTATCTTCCAAATCCAGTCCTATCTGATGTAGAGTGCAACTGTCAGACAGTTAGGCAGCCTTCTGAGCCACAAAAACCAGTATTTGAGAAACTATGTATGTTGGAGTCAGAGTCTTGTGTGCATGTTGCTCTCAAAAAGAGCAATAAATTGAAGTGCAAAGAACAAGAACCATCTGAAATCTCGAGTGTTTCAACCAAGACAGCGGCCCAAGTAATGCATGCCAAGCTATCAAAGAGGCTGTTTcaaggtaaaagaaaaacaaagactcTCAAAGTTAAACTAACTCGGCCAGTTCTTGCAAATGCTGATACTTCTATGCCAACAAAATGCTCGTCCGAGACTATAAATAAAATTAGGCAAGAGATGggtcctcctctgccccccttgCTACTGCCTTTGATTGCTACTCCTCCAAAAGCTGCATGTACTGTGTCCCCAGTAATGTCTTCTACTGGTCGATCCTCTTTGCTTTCCCCTCTTGATGACCTGATATCCCCACTACGTGAAACTCCTGTTCCTCCTCTCATGTCTCCATTAACAGATACTCCAACAGTGAAatctgctcttttattttctcctccctcaccctcagaAATGGCAGTAGGTAGAAGGATTCACTCCTCACCTTTGAAATTTTGTACTTCTATTCCAAAGCATGCACTTCCTGTGCCAGGAAGATTTCCTCTGTTTGCAGCTGATAGTGCTGCTCCTAGTGCTCCTCAGGAGAACTCTGTGAAAATATTGGACACTATGTATCCAGAGCTGTCTGCAAGGGCAAGGACACTAAATATTCTGAAAGGCAATATTCAGCTTAACCGATGTGCTTTTTCAGACAGCCAAAGTTTGCCAGGACCTGTGGCTCAAATAGGTGGGTTCAAAGCAATTGCATCTACATCAACTGCTTTTGTTAAAACTGGGAGCAATTTGAAACTTGATAGTAGCAAAGATCAAGACAAAGATGTGCAAAATCAGCAATTGTTTTCAAGCTCATCAAATCATCTTGAAAAACGGACACTATTGCCAATATCTATGCCAAGAAGTGCAAAGAGACTGAGGTTGGACAGTGAACCACCAAAACTGGAGCCCAATGATGTTGCTGCTATtggaaatgctaaaaatacaatCTCTGAAATGCAGGAGGCTTTCCATGACAAAAGCTGTGAAATCAGTGATTCAGCACACAGTTCCAGTTTAGAAGCATCACTACCAGTAAAGAAGGTTATTGATCCTCACTGCCAGAAAGTTTCTTTGGCATTGAAGAAAATTGCTGAATCCTGTTTTGACTTGTTACCAGTTATTAAAGGTCATGTGTATGTCGGCAATATCTCAAAGATTCCAATAATGAGAGACGAAGAGAAAGAAGTTGTCTATGAATTTGGTGTAAAAAACAAG GTAGCTGGCTTGGACCTTCTGGTTCCTCATGAAGCCAACATTCAGACTCCCTGGTGTCTGCAGGTACCCAGTCTAAACCTGTGGCCTCTCCAGCACTTGGCTCCTAAGCCTCTCATTCTACTCCCCACTTTTAGCCCTCCCTCTAAACATCCTATG CATTTAGCAGAGTCCTTGCTGCATGCTATTCTCAATAAACTCAAGGCTCAGAAGAATGCCACAAAATACAATTTCAATCAGGCTCTATGTCGAGTCTATACAGGAGTTTGTCGACAGTTGGGAGATTTGGAAAGAGCCCGCCTTTTCTGCTACAGCCTACTTAAAGAAG actttCCAGACTcagaaaaactgattttatttatcaCAAATGTATGGTCTGACATATTTGTCTTCCA